In Candidatus Neomarinimicrobiota bacterium, one DNA window encodes the following:
- a CDS encoding sugar ABC transporter permease, with the protein MMNKNEKMGYLMSAPYMIYFLMFSAFPIFFSLFLVFHRWNIVGPMKWVGLANLNMMFSDPLFWKSIWNTVRFLLIHIPLQVIIALGLAEVLNQKIKARAFFRASFFLPVVVSGVVVTILWKQLYSTDTGLLNGMLALIGIGKIEWLTNPAMAMPSIAIMATWKNVGLYLILFLAGLQNVPAYMYEAADLDGATTFQKFRYITVPAINPVIVMVIILSTINGFSLFIEPYVMTGGGPLNSTLSTVLYIYRQGFSFYKMGYAATLGFMLAGIIFVVVLVQRKFIEQEN; encoded by the coding sequence ATGATGAATAAGAATGAAAAAATGGGTTACTTGATGTCGGCTCCTTATATGATTTATTTTCTTATGTTTTCAGCCTTTCCCATATTTTTTTCCCTCTTTCTTGTTTTTCACAGGTGGAATATAGTGGGTCCTATGAAATGGGTCGGCTTGGCAAATTTAAATATGATGTTTTCTGATCCATTGTTTTGGAAGTCCATTTGGAACACTGTACGGTTCTTATTAATTCATATCCCTCTACAGGTGATTATCGCTCTTGGACTTGCCGAAGTGTTGAATCAAAAGATCAAAGCAAGGGCGTTTTTTAGAGCGTCCTTTTTCTTACCTGTCGTAGTATCCGGAGTTGTAGTGACCATCCTTTGGAAACAGCTATATTCAACTGATACAGGATTGTTAAACGGCATGCTTGCGCTGATAGGGATTGGTAAAATTGAATGGCTCACCAACCCGGCGATGGCAATGCCTTCAATCGCTATTATGGCCACATGGAAAAATGTCGGATTATATTTGATACTATTTTTAGCGGGATTACAAAATGTACCGGCATATATGTATGAAGCTGCTGATTTGGACGGAGCCACGACCTTCCAAAAATTCCGCTACATTACTGTCCCGGCAATAAATCCGGTAATCGTTATGGTGATAATCCTCTCCACGATCAATGGTTTCTCGCTGTTCATCGAGCCATATGTAATGACGGGCGGAGGGCCGTTGAATAGTACATTGTCAACGGTTCTTTATATATACAGACAGGGATTCAGTTTTTATAAAATGGGCTATGCCGCTACGCTTGGGTTTATGCTCGCAGGAATAATTTTTGTTGTGGTCTTAGTACAAAGAAAATTTATTGAGCAGGAGAATTAA
- a CDS encoding extracellular solute-binding protein, with protein sequence MVRFQSIFKKVFLVTSFLFQIFFISCSKNPSERAEKYLTYWSAANQQEIDLAAIVVEKWNLLHPEFPVRTEPIASGQSSEEVLLAAIAGRTTPDICSNIWPGVLEQYVEAQVVVLLDTMPGFDSLITSRIPDRLVSGYASSDGKYYQIPWKSNPVLFIYNTNYFDVLDIKKVPTTYKEFDNISRKVLELSKTGESPIKWMHYRNVLPIWWQRLFDFYPFYIAASGGKTLLKDGKVDFDNDSAVKVFEFFASGYREGFVSKSILQMEDLFIKEKVLADIVGPWRVSHLAKFAPHINYKYGPLPRPDDVTGPPLTYADPKSIVIFKTAPYPEMAWEFVKFMVSEESDRLLLEIATQLPIRKNLLENETFDEFFEKNPELTLFAEQVTYAVGVDKTIYLQEIFDIISQEFEAACIHHVKTPSKGIKDAAKRVRLLLARDRT encoded by the coding sequence GTGGTTCGCTTTCAATCGATTTTTAAAAAAGTTTTCCTTGTCACATCATTTTTATTTCAAATATTTTTTATCTCCTGTTCAAAAAATCCGTCTGAAAGAGCGGAGAAATATTTAACTTATTGGTCTGCCGCGAATCAGCAAGAGATAGACCTTGCTGCAATAGTAGTGGAGAAATGGAATTTACTGCATCCTGAATTCCCTGTTCGAACGGAGCCTATAGCTTCCGGACAATCCAGCGAAGAGGTTTTATTGGCGGCCATTGCCGGCAGAACTACACCGGATATTTGTTCTAATATATGGCCCGGAGTCTTAGAGCAGTATGTAGAAGCACAAGTAGTTGTTCTGCTGGACACGATGCCGGGATTCGACAGTTTAATTACATCGCGAATACCTGATAGACTTGTTTCCGGGTATGCTTCTTCTGATGGAAAATATTATCAAATTCCATGGAAATCTAATCCTGTACTCTTCATTTATAACACAAATTATTTTGATGTTTTGGATATAAAAAAAGTTCCGACCACTTATAAGGAATTTGATAATATTTCCAGAAAAGTATTAGAACTATCAAAAACCGGTGAATCGCCTATTAAATGGATGCACTACAGGAACGTATTGCCCATATGGTGGCAACGGTTATTTGATTTCTATCCTTTTTATATAGCCGCTTCAGGAGGGAAAACTCTCTTAAAAGACGGTAAAGTCGATTTTGACAATGACAGCGCAGTAAAAGTTTTTGAATTCTTCGCCTCAGGATATCGAGAAGGTTTCGTTTCTAAATCGATCCTGCAGATGGAAGATCTGTTTATTAAGGAAAAAGTATTGGCGGATATAGTCGGACCCTGGAGAGTTTCACATCTGGCAAAATTCGCCCCTCATATAAATTATAAGTATGGACCGCTGCCAAGACCGGATGATGTGACAGGCCCACCGCTAACATATGCCGACCCTAAGTCCATCGTTATCTTCAAAACTGCTCCGTATCCGGAAATGGCATGGGAATTTGTAAAGTTCATGGTTTCTGAAGAGAGCGATAGGTTACTTTTGGAGATTGCTACCCAATTGCCCATTAGAAAGAATCTGTTAGAAAACGAAACATTCGATGAATTTTTCGAGAAGAATCCTGAGCTGACATTATTTGCTGAACAAGTAACATATGCAGTTGGTGTGGACAAAACGATATACTTACAAGAAATATTCGATATAATCAGCCAGGAATTTGAAGCTGCCTGTATCCATCATGTTAAAACACCGAGTAAAGGTATAAAGGACGCTGCTAAACGAGTACGACTTCTTCTTGCAAGAGACCGGACATGA
- the ugpC gene encoding sn-glycerol-3-phosphate ABC transporter ATP-binding protein UgpC, with amino-acid sequence MAVVKLKDVTKVFDNEIYAVRDFSVDISDGEFVVLVGPSGCGKSTVLRMIAGLEDITSGDIYIEDKLMNYVAPKDRDIAMVFQNYALYPHMNVYDNISFGLKLRKVKPSEIKQRVEKAADILGISSLMHRKPKALSGGQRQRVALGRSIVRQPKVFLFDEPLSNLDAKLRVGMRTEISKLHNRLKTTMIYVTHDQVEAMTLGDRIIIMNDGVIQQYGTPVNLYDNPVNKFVAGFIGSPSMNFISGKVEKNQGLVFKSGRLSFQIDGGAEDKLKDYVGREIIFGIRPEDISISGEEKGTPMSVDILEMMGNEIYLYLNIEQNTMIARVPPDTKVKEGEKINVSFNYSKAHYFDPDSEKSI; translated from the coding sequence ATGGCAGTTGTAAAATTGAAAGATGTGACAAAGGTATTTGACAATGAAATCTATGCTGTAAGGGATTTCAGTGTTGATATCTCCGACGGTGAATTTGTCGTATTAGTAGGTCCTTCCGGTTGTGGTAAATCCACTGTGCTACGTATGATCGCCGGGCTGGAGGATATAACTTCCGGGGATATTTATATTGAAGATAAACTTATGAACTACGTTGCCCCGAAGGATCGAGATATCGCAATGGTCTTTCAGAACTACGCTCTTTATCCTCACATGAATGTATACGACAACATTTCATTTGGACTGAAGTTAAGAAAAGTTAAACCGAGCGAGATCAAGCAGAGAGTTGAAAAAGCAGCTGATATTCTTGGAATAAGTAGTTTAATGCATAGAAAACCGAAGGCGTTATCCGGTGGTCAGAGACAAAGAGTTGCCCTTGGAAGGTCAATAGTGCGCCAACCGAAAGTTTTTTTGTTCGATGAACCGCTGTCAAATCTTGACGCAAAACTACGTGTAGGAATGCGCACTGAAATATCCAAATTGCACAATAGATTAAAGACAACGATGATCTATGTGACTCATGATCAGGTTGAGGCAATGACCTTAGGTGATCGGATTATAATTATGAATGATGGAGTAATCCAACAATATGGTACTCCGGTTAATCTGTATGACAATCCTGTAAATAAATTTGTAGCAGGATTTATCGGCAGTCCTTCTATGAACTTTATCAGCGGTAAAGTGGAGAAAAATCAGGGATTGGTATTTAAAAGCGGAAGGTTAAGTTTTCAAATTGATGGTGGAGCTGAGGATAAACTAAAGGATTATGTCGGAAGAGAAATTATATTCGGAATACGTCCGGAAGATATTTCTATCTCCGGCGAAGAAAAGGGAACCCCAATGTCAGTGGATATTTTAGAGATGATGGGGAATGAGATCTATCTTTATTTAAATATAGAACAAAACACAATGATTGCAAGAGTTCCACCGGATACGAAAGTGAAAGAAGGAGAGAAGATCAACGTGAGTTTTAATTATTCTAAAGCTCATTATTTTGACCCCGATTCGGAAAAAAGTATATAG
- a CDS encoding peptidylprolyl isomerase, producing the protein MPGKYFHYKSILMKIYSSVLSLSVIMTTVFFFGCESESTDDLLLATVDGKRITVNDFLREGQKIPARRVLNIGASIRNYKKPQDILDLIIEMEIMVQEATDSGLDKTDEYNKRRKYEVERQSRWELYYREIDSVIVVTEEDTRLEFLRHNQQLMVSHIFANKKNGIKSIQSRLDAGENFAAIAKSTFSDTILASNGGKLGWIKWGEWDPYFEEAAWKLKPGEISGPIRSTFGWHIIKVEDRKQNIFITEEDYALKISTLIDAVRKRKADKYSNEYLNRLMKEKNPLINKETFNSIAVFMAEVKSRNKTGLPLLLSNMDPELKALSEEFATKLDDILVTWNGGELTVSDFLDDMRINRSKEFNITGTLSLNRAIWRWLRDRLLAEESIKKGYHNSKRVTDEIRFWHQNRMMNDLISSEIRAINITEAEITEYYKENKRKYLSEPMVNLREILVSDESSANKILQKLEDGADFSLLAKEYSIRKEAAANGGELGYIQSGQFQPLDKYAFSSKVGDIIGPIQNGSEFSVIKIIGKKGKLPIPLEEVKSRIRIEILRKMEADIYIKTVSKVRTKHEIIVDTELFRKEIIESGRWSDLKEKISDLFVVRN; encoded by the coding sequence ATGCCCGGAAAATATTTTCACTATAAATCTATTCTAATGAAAATCTACTCATCTGTTTTATCGCTATCTGTGATTATGACTACAGTGTTTTTTTTCGGATGCGAATCTGAATCCACCGATGATCTATTGCTTGCTACTGTTGACGGAAAAAGAATAACTGTTAACGATTTTTTACGGGAGGGTCAAAAGATTCCTGCTCGCCGTGTTTTAAATATTGGAGCGTCGATAAGGAACTACAAGAAACCTCAGGATATTCTTGATTTAATTATCGAGATGGAAATTATGGTTCAGGAAGCAACCGATAGTGGTTTAGATAAAACAGATGAGTACAACAAGAGACGAAAATATGAGGTTGAAAGGCAATCAAGGTGGGAGCTCTACTATCGTGAAATAGATTCTGTTATAGTTGTTACTGAAGAAGATACAAGGCTTGAATTTTTAAGGCACAATCAACAGCTGATGGTATCACATATTTTTGCAAATAAAAAGAATGGTATTAAATCTATTCAATCAAGACTTGATGCCGGAGAAAATTTCGCGGCTATTGCCAAGAGCACCTTTTCCGATACCATATTGGCATCTAATGGAGGAAAACTCGGCTGGATTAAATGGGGGGAATGGGATCCATATTTTGAGGAAGCCGCGTGGAAATTAAAACCGGGTGAAATTTCCGGACCAATCCGATCAACTTTTGGCTGGCACATAATAAAAGTCGAAGATAGAAAACAGAATATTTTTATTACCGAAGAAGATTATGCGTTAAAGATATCAACACTCATTGATGCAGTTCGCAAAAGAAAAGCGGATAAGTATTCAAATGAATATTTGAATAGGTTGATGAAAGAAAAAAATCCACTAATCAATAAAGAGACATTTAATTCAATTGCAGTATTTATGGCAGAGGTTAAATCAAGAAATAAGACGGGCTTACCCTTACTCCTATCAAATATGGATCCTGAGCTGAAAGCGCTTTCTGAAGAGTTCGCCACCAAACTTGATGATATCCTCGTCACGTGGAATGGAGGTGAACTAACCGTTTCTGATTTTCTTGATGATATGAGAATAAACAGATCGAAAGAATTTAATATCACAGGGACGTTGTCTCTGAATCGTGCAATCTGGCGATGGTTGAGGGACAGACTTCTTGCTGAAGAATCAATCAAAAAAGGTTATCACAACAGCAAACGTGTCACCGATGAAATCAGATTTTGGCATCAAAATCGGATGATGAATGACCTTATTAGTTCAGAAATTAGAGCAATAAATATTACGGAAGCGGAAATAACCGAATATTACAAAGAGAACAAGAGAAAATATTTATCAGAGCCGATGGTGAACTTAAGAGAGATTCTTGTGAGCGATGAAAGCAGTGCAAATAAAATCTTACAAAAGCTGGAAGATGGCGCTGATTTTTCCCTTTTGGCGAAAGAGTACTCAATCAGAAAAGAGGCAGCAGCCAACGGAGGAGAACTCGGCTACATTCAGAGCGGGCAATTTCAACCTTTAGATAAATACGCTTTTTCCTCAAAAGTTGGCGATATTATTGGACCTATTCAAAATGGGTCGGAATTTTCAGTCATAAAAATTATCGGGAAAAAAGGAAAACTTCCCATTCCACTTGAAGAGGTAAAGAGCCGGATTCGTATAGAAATCCTTAGAAAAATGGAAGCGGATATTTATATAAAAACAGTGAGCAAGGTTCGCACAAAACATGAAATCATTGTAGATACAGAATTATTCAGAAAAGAAATAATTGAGAGTGGACGATGGTCTGACCTGAAAGAAAAAATATCAGACCTTTTCGTTGTGAGAAATTAG
- a CDS encoding MATE family efflux transporter, whose product MALPMFFGIFGMIAFNLIDIYFIGQLGTLELAAVSFTFPVVFIIGSVALGLGIGTTTLISRAIGEGNSEQVKRITTDSLVLSVIIVGSVIGIGLISMDSVFTMMGASGEELLLIRDYMTFIYPGALFVVIPMVGNGAIRATGDMKTPAMIMGVAVLVNLILDPILIFGFGPFPRLELTGAAIATVISRAITFVVSLSVLHYREHMLAFTIPDIKEVWESWKSILYIGIATAGTQAVYPIGMGFIYRIISTYGHGAVAAFGVATRIEALALVMMMALSSAINPFIGQNLGAQKFERVKEGIIYVNRFALKWGIVAAVILALVAKPFASVLHADAEVISIVSLFLWIVPISYGLYGIMMIANSSLNVLHRPLHATAIAFIQMFVMFIPLAFIGSELIGIKGIFGASMISKTVAGIGAYYWLKRAIKNDITEKYKVSH is encoded by the coding sequence ATGGCGTTACCGATGTTTTTCGGGATCTTCGGAATGATCGCATTTAACCTGATTGACATCTATTTCATCGGACAACTTGGCACGCTGGAACTTGCAGCCGTCAGTTTCACTTTTCCTGTGGTATTCATAATAGGAAGCGTGGCGCTTGGACTCGGTATAGGTACCACAACATTAATATCCCGCGCAATCGGCGAAGGTAACTCTGAACAAGTCAAACGTATTACAACAGACAGTCTTGTACTTTCCGTGATTATTGTCGGTAGTGTGATTGGCATTGGTTTGATCTCGATGGATAGTGTTTTTACTATGATGGGAGCAAGCGGTGAGGAGCTCTTGCTAATAAGGGATTATATGACATTTATTTATCCCGGCGCACTATTTGTTGTCATACCAATGGTAGGTAATGGCGCTATCAGGGCAACGGGCGATATGAAAACACCGGCTATGATAATGGGCGTTGCGGTATTAGTAAATCTGATTCTTGATCCCATTTTAATATTCGGATTCGGTCCGTTTCCACGGTTAGAGCTCACCGGGGCGGCAATAGCTACTGTTATTTCACGGGCGATTACATTTGTCGTTTCGTTATCTGTTTTACATTACAGGGAACATATGCTTGCATTCACAATTCCGGATATAAAAGAAGTATGGGAGTCATGGAAGAGTATTTTATACATAGGAATAGCAACTGCCGGCACACAGGCAGTATATCCGATAGGCATGGGTTTCATATATCGGATTATATCTACCTATGGGCATGGAGCAGTAGCTGCGTTTGGTGTGGCAACAAGGATCGAAGCATTAGCTTTAGTAATGATGATGGCGCTATCAAGCGCTATTAATCCCTTTATCGGTCAGAATCTTGGTGCACAAAAATTTGAGAGAGTAAAAGAAGGAATCATATATGTAAATCGATTCGCGCTTAAATGGGGGATTGTCGCAGCGGTTATTCTTGCGTTGGTGGCTAAACCGTTTGCTTCAGTCTTGCACGCCGATGCAGAGGTTATATCAATCGTAAGTCTGTTTCTATGGATAGTCCCTATCAGTTATGGACTTTATGGAATTATGATGATTGCAAATTCGAGTCTAAACGTTTTGCATAGACCGCTTCATGCTACTGCCATCGCCTTTATTCAAATGTTCGTTATGTTTATTCCACTTGCTTTTATAGGTTCAGAGCTCATAGGAATAAAAGGCATATTTGGAGCATCGATGATTTCGAAGACAGTTGCAGGAATTGGAGCATATTATTGGCTCAAAAGAGCGATTAAAAATGATATTACAGAAAAATACAAAGTTTCACATTGA
- a CDS encoding glutamyl-tRNA reductase, with protein sequence MINNLTLLGSDYGHAPIGELEKLSASDKFIDQIYTELTESYNIDEVIILSTCNRFEIYIISQEIDIENNVSNYILKLTGTALLKNKQTNYVIKGEDAVNHLFEVSAGLKSQIIGEPEILGQVKTALRNSRDHKSTGPFLLKLFESAIKTGKRVRTKTSIGKGNASYGSAALAKASEIIGSLRGKKILLLGTGKIGITVSKYLSSLKLKSFYIASRDKSRAKSLTEVYGGIPISFDQVNDLIPEVDCLISATNADAQIITRHKLEKLKRFSSQKVFIDLGMPRNIDHDIDNIKNVHLFNISDLNESIQRSIKLRKQSIPRAKEIIMNEKKSFSRWHRKYMESDISKSLINHFNIVKEELLAVSSNKMSEKEFVQVDKFTSLLVNRLLHQPLRYLKNGDGPHREMLLKDGVLNKLFGIQDQINGK encoded by the coding sequence ATCATAAACAATCTAACACTCCTCGGTTCTGATTATGGTCACGCTCCAATTGGCGAATTAGAAAAATTATCCGCTTCGGATAAATTTATAGATCAAATATATACTGAGCTTACTGAATCTTACAATATAGATGAAGTCATTATACTCTCGACATGTAATCGATTCGAAATTTATATAATATCTCAGGAAATTGATATTGAGAATAATGTCTCGAATTATATTCTAAAGCTGACCGGAACAGCCCTACTTAAAAACAAACAGACTAATTATGTGATAAAAGGGGAAGATGCGGTAAATCATCTGTTTGAAGTTTCTGCGGGATTGAAATCACAAATAATCGGTGAACCTGAAATACTCGGTCAAGTTAAGACAGCGCTCCGAAATTCAAGGGATCATAAATCAACAGGACCATTTCTTTTAAAATTATTTGAATCGGCGATCAAAACGGGTAAGAGAGTTAGAACAAAAACCAGTATCGGCAAAGGGAATGCTTCCTATGGATCTGCCGCACTTGCTAAAGCATCAGAAATTATCGGATCACTTCGCGGTAAAAAAATATTATTATTAGGCACCGGCAAAATCGGTATAACAGTATCGAAATATTTAAGTTCTTTAAAACTCAAGTCATTCTACATCGCCAGCAGAGACAAAAGCAGGGCAAAATCTTTAACTGAAGTGTATGGCGGTATTCCCATCTCTTTCGATCAGGTAAATGATTTAATTCCTGAAGTTGACTGCCTGATATCAGCTACCAATGCTGATGCACAAATAATTACACGTCATAAACTCGAGAAATTAAAAAGATTTAGCTCGCAGAAAGTATTTATCGATCTGGGAATGCCTCGAAATATTGATCACGATATAGATAATATTAAAAATGTCCACCTGTTCAATATTTCAGATTTAAATGAATCAATACAGAGATCTATCAAACTACGGAAACAGTCGATTCCAAGAGCGAAAGAGATTATAATGAATGAAAAAAAATCATTCAGCAGATGGCATCGTAAATATATGGAAAGCGATATTTCAAAATCCCTAATCAATCATTTTAATATTGTAAAGGAAGAATTACTTGCTGTTAGCAGTAATAAAATGAGTGAAAAAGAATTTGTCCAAGTTGATAAGTTCACATCGTTGCTGGTAAATCGACTTCTCCATCAGCCTTTGAGATATTTGAAAAACGGTGATGGGCCACATCGTGAGATGCTCCTTAAGGACGGCGTTCTTAATAAGCTATTTGGAATTCAGGATCAAATTAATGGTAAATAA
- a CDS encoding PorV/PorQ family protein — protein sequence MTIFKFRKILLPLLILVNGHAYGQNFVENVSKVGISAAPFLSIPVGPRANSLGGAFVAVADDASSIYWNPAGISRLNGNEFIITHTQWIGNVSHDFGGIVIALGSGGAIGLSVISVSTDEMEVRTEFEPEGTGEFFNVSDLAFGATYAKNLTDRFSIGFTGKYIFQKIWHSQAQGLAFDFGTLFKTDLFNGLKIGAVITNFGPDLSIDGRDLRYFLDPDPNALGNNERIPARVETDPWPLPLNFQFGISTYAFSNETSQLIVSLDALHPSDNFEFVNIGIEYVLNETIFLRGGYKGLFLKDSEEGLAFGAGVNFASTNGTKLRADYSFQDFGRLSNINTFALSIFF from the coding sequence ATGACAATATTTAAATTCAGAAAAATCTTACTACCGTTGCTCATCTTAGTGAATGGTCATGCATATGGTCAAAATTTTGTGGAGAACGTGTCTAAGGTGGGGATATCAGCTGCGCCGTTTCTCTCCATTCCTGTCGGTCCGAGAGCGAACTCACTTGGGGGCGCATTTGTTGCAGTGGCAGATGACGCGTCCAGCATCTATTGGAATCCCGCGGGTATTTCAAGACTAAACGGGAACGAGTTTATAATCACGCATACACAATGGATTGGCAATGTAAGCCACGATTTTGGCGGAATTGTAATTGCGCTGGGATCCGGTGGAGCCATAGGGCTGAGCGTTATTTCAGTCAGCACTGACGAGATGGAGGTCCGAACAGAATTTGAGCCGGAAGGAACCGGCGAATTTTTCAATGTTAGCGATCTTGCATTCGGCGCAACCTATGCTAAGAATTTGACTGATCGGTTTTCGATTGGTTTTACCGGAAAATATATTTTCCAGAAAATTTGGCACTCTCAGGCTCAAGGTTTGGCATTTGATTTCGGAACTTTATTTAAAACCGATTTATTCAACGGTCTCAAAATCGGCGCTGTTATTACCAACTTTGGACCTGATCTTTCAATCGACGGACGTGACCTTCGCTATTTCTTGGACCCTGATCCAAATGCTCTTGGAAATAACGAACGGATACCGGCGCGAGTGGAAACAGATCCTTGGCCATTGCCGCTGAATTTTCAATTTGGGATATCTACGTATGCATTCAGCAATGAGACATCTCAACTGATAGTTTCTCTTGATGCGTTACATCCCAGCGATAATTTTGAATTTGTAAATATCGGTATCGAGTATGTTCTAAATGAAACGATATTCCTACGGGGAGGCTATAAAGGTTTGTTTCTTAAAGACAGTGAAGAAGGCTTGGCATTTGGAGCGGGAGTTAATTTTGCGTCAACTAACGGAACAAAATTACGAGCTGATTATTCTTTTCAGGACTTTGGCAGGCTCTCCAATATAAACACATTTGCTTTATCGATCTTCTTCTAA
- a CDS encoding glycosidase, which translates to MARNVSDELFKRHKNNPIITSEDLPYKANSVFNAGAIQINGESLLLLRVEDMRGHSHLTVARSKDGVSNWEIDDKPSIAPDPSNYPEDEWGVEDPRITYLENLDKYGIVFCSYSKDGPLVSLALTKDFRNFERIGAILKPFDKDAVLFPVKINNKWALIHRPYPIGDDPGAHAHISYSTDLKTWNNRKVLLRARNGSWWDANKIGVNTPPLWTSHGWLISYHGVRQTCAGCIYRVGLALLDINNPEIVTHRTDEWVFGPKEDYEMHGDVGNVVFPCGWIRKDDELWMYYGAADTSIGLAIANFHELMDYVLQYPVKDR; encoded by the coding sequence TTGGCAAGGAACGTAAGTGATGAGTTATTCAAACGTCATAAGAATAATCCAATAATAACAAGTGAGGATTTACCGTATAAGGCTAATTCGGTTTTCAATGCAGGTGCAATTCAGATTAATGGCGAATCCCTCTTACTCTTAAGAGTGGAAGATATGAGGGGACATTCTCATTTAACAGTTGCACGAAGCAAAGACGGGGTATCGAATTGGGAAATAGATGACAAGCCGTCAATTGCGCCCGATCCTTCCAATTATCCTGAAGACGAATGGGGTGTTGAAGACCCGCGAATAACATATCTTGAAAATCTGGATAAATACGGCATAGTATTTTGTTCCTACTCTAAGGATGGTCCACTCGTGAGCTTGGCGCTTACTAAGGATTTTCGGAATTTTGAGAGAATAGGCGCGATTTTAAAGCCATTTGATAAAGATGCTGTTCTTTTTCCCGTTAAAATAAATAATAAATGGGCGCTAATTCATCGACCGTATCCTATTGGAGATGACCCCGGCGCTCATGCCCATATCTCTTATTCAACAGATTTGAAGACTTGGAATAATCGCAAAGTTCTGCTTCGAGCCAGAAACGGATCGTGGTGGGATGCAAATAAAATAGGGGTGAACACTCCACCCTTATGGACTTCTCACGGCTGGTTAATCTCCTATCACGGAGTCAGGCAAACTTGTGCGGGATGTATATATCGAGTGGGATTAGCCTTACTGGACATAAATAATCCGGAAATTGTTACTCATAGAACAGACGAATGGGTATTCGGTCCCAAAGAAGATTATGAGATGCACGGCGATGTTGGCAATGTGGTTTTTCCTTGTGGCTGGATTCGAAAAGATGATGAGCTATGGATGTACTACGGAGCAGCTGATACAAGTATTGGTCTGGCAATTGCAAATTTTCACGAACTAATGGATTATGTTCTTCAATATCCTGTAAAGGACAGATAA
- a CDS encoding carbohydrate ABC transporter permease, with translation MKKVIFYVVLLGAALTFLYPFIWMIAATLKPEIEITELSLIPKEFTLRSYQLVFEKIPIVRAFFNSMFVSTVSTASVLFFSSMVGYALSRLQFRGREMLFALILITMMIPAQITLIPMYILMVKLGLIDTYRALIFPASISTFGILLFRQYFKSFPQEIIDAARIDGASEFRILYRIIWPNSIPTLITVGLITFMGIWNDVLWPLIVIRREDLMTMPQMVTLFSIGGRAEAQLGAILAAATLLAVPVMLVFIFFQKYFIRSMATSGLKSG, from the coding sequence CTGAAAAAGGTAATATTCTACGTTGTTTTGCTGGGCGCCGCACTCACCTTTCTATATCCTTTCATATGGATGATTGCCGCTACCCTCAAACCAGAGATAGAGATTACAGAACTATCGCTAATACCCAAGGAATTTACGCTCAGATCCTACCAACTTGTTTTTGAAAAAATTCCAATTGTAAGAGCATTTTTCAATAGCATGTTCGTGTCCACAGTCTCTACCGCCTCTGTTTTATTTTTCAGCAGTATGGTGGGATACGCCTTGTCACGCTTGCAGTTTCGAGGAAGGGAGATGCTGTTTGCTCTAATCCTCATAACTATGATGATACCCGCGCAAATTACGCTTATTCCTATGTATATACTGATGGTAAAATTGGGACTGATAGATACTTATCGCGCACTGATTTTTCCTGCTTCCATCAGCACTTTCGGTATACTTCTTTTTCGCCAATATTTTAAGTCTTTTCCACAGGAAATAATCGATGCGGCAAGAATAGACGGAGCAAGCGAGTTTAGGATACTTTATCGAATTATTTGGCCGAATTCGATTCCTACCCTTATCACCGTTGGTCTTATTACGTTTATGGGAATATGGAACGATGTATTATGGCCTCTAATAGTAATCAGACGGGAAGATTTGATGACCATGCCGCAGATGGTAACCTTATTCTCTATAGGTGGTAGGGCTGAAGCTCAGCTTGGGGCTATTCTGGCTGCAGCTACATTATTAGCTGTTCCGGTAATGTTGGTATTCATATTTTTTCAGAAATATTTTATCAGGAGTATGGCAACAAGCGGTCTCAAGAGCGGCTAA